A part of Chloroflexota bacterium genomic DNA contains:
- a CDS encoding uroporphyrinogen decarboxylase family protein, giving the protein MKISEMFRGSSRRLVAPLMGYPGAILTNSSLRQNGFNAELHYRSISALVNKFHPDIIFSMMDLSVEAGALGLQIRYPHNESPSIEFHPVRQISDLEHYRVLDPLWDARLRSYIKTMSMMSQNITSCVRGGYVTGPFTLAGLLIGASEIAIATIENPELVYATLELAEEVITRYALELVQAGAEVIAILEPTATFLSPSSFKDFSGVFIDRIAKQLDRDTILHICGNTTRLIPAMCETEVQGLSLDTPVNMLQAIKQMPTDMALIGNIDPVRVMVNGNPEDVKKAVCDLCTELADYPNFILSTGCDIPLETPLENIAAFMEAGRAS; this is encoded by the coding sequence ATGAAAATATCCGAAATGTTCCGTGGCTCATCCAGACGCCTCGTCGCTCCGTTAATGGGATATCCCGGCGCGATTCTGACCAATTCATCGCTTCGACAAAATGGCTTTAATGCAGAGTTGCACTATCGATCCATCAGTGCCTTGGTCAACAAATTCCATCCGGATATCATTTTTTCAATGATGGATCTGTCCGTCGAAGCTGGAGCGTTGGGGCTTCAGATTCGTTACCCACATAACGAATCTCCCTCGATCGAATTTCATCCGGTGCGACAAATAAGTGATTTGGAACATTATCGCGTTCTCGACCCTCTTTGGGACGCCAGACTACGATCGTATATTAAGACGATGAGTATGATGTCCCAAAATATTACCTCCTGTGTAAGGGGCGGTTATGTAACGGGACCTTTCACCTTGGCTGGTTTATTAATTGGGGCATCCGAAATTGCCATTGCCACCATTGAAAATCCTGAATTGGTTTACGCTACGCTGGAACTAGCCGAAGAAGTTATTACACGCTACGCGCTTGAACTCGTCCAGGCTGGTGCAGAAGTGATTGCCATATTGGAACCGACCGCCACTTTCCTTTCTCCGTCAAGCTTCAAAGACTTCTCCGGAGTCTTTATCGACCGGATAGCTAAGCAGCTTGATAGGGACACTATCCTCCATATATGTGGGAATACAACCCGCCTGATCCCAGCTATGTGTGAAACCGAAGTCCAGGGCCTTAGTTTGGACACACCGGTCAATATGCTACAGGCAATTAAGCAAATGCCAACTGACATGGCTCTTATTGGTAATATCGACCCGGTCAGGGTTATGGTAAACGGTAATCCTGAAGATGTTAAGAAGGCAGTCTGTGATTTGTGCACAGAGTTGGCAGATTATCCCAATTTCATTCTTAGCACAGGCTGTGACATACCCTTGGAGACCCCTTTAGAAAATATTGCTGCCTTCATGGAGGCAGGACGGGCAAGTTGA
- a CDS encoding glycoside hydrolase family 127 protein has product MKKLQVKEMTHKRQHYHSLSPNCFQPKGWIEEFCRRDADGITGNLNLLCEECSSEIFFTKKVPNEHDGSWASWWNGESEGNWAEAFIRLSYLLTDKKLMAKAKAYLDHMAASQEADGYLGIYQPEHRFSFACSRTGEFWTQSRVLLILLAGYKATGENRYLEVADSLANRILSASKLSGSPISFYDVPEKDGSKSHGLMIIEPLLMLHDLTGRQDVIEFCEDLYIAYSTHESDFPGEDCRLPNLLDPAVPFVGHGPHTCEQLRIPLLLYNATGKEIYSQAFQNGIRKLRDNLTLSGSCKSDEFIGVHPLDISMDEVSFENLSASLPLPTAGYEYCATTELANTFLAALAITGDPQYADMQEWLVFNAAMAARNPDGKSIQYLTADNLFAATLKVGERWDYSPTHTDAAVCCAPNSGKVIPTHLLHSWMRDTEDNALVAMLYGPCELRIVEGNQPITITESTNYPFENIVRFKISVIDSIRLTIKFRVPRWASQSKLIINNEEYQTEIETVNESGFLVVDRQWQNGDEITLYMEWQPEIQFAVDHSAAISYGPLLYCLRIPEQSSHTFTYPLNGFYDTDYTPAMNFNWDYTLQLEKDGSPGKNISLFKRPIHEGEYVWEYPPVCLRATMLTQAAQPEIVSLVPIGSTILRRTTFPWVYLPGREREKTQ; this is encoded by the coding sequence TTGAAAAAATTGCAGGTAAAAGAGATGACTCATAAACGGCAACACTACCACTCATTATCACCCAATTGTTTCCAGCCAAAAGGCTGGATAGAAGAATTCTGTCGCCGAGACGCAGATGGGATTACAGGAAACCTCAACCTATTATGCGAGGAATGCTCGAGCGAGATCTTTTTTACGAAAAAGGTTCCAAACGAACATGATGGCTCTTGGGCTTCATGGTGGAATGGTGAATCCGAAGGAAACTGGGCTGAGGCTTTTATCCGCTTAAGTTACCTTCTTACTGATAAAAAGTTAATGGCTAAAGCGAAAGCTTACCTTGACCATATGGCCGCCTCCCAAGAAGCGGATGGATACCTTGGCATTTACCAACCTGAGCATCGTTTCAGTTTTGCATGCTCGCGAACTGGAGAATTTTGGACTCAGTCAAGAGTATTGCTGATTCTTCTAGCCGGATACAAAGCGACAGGGGAAAATAGATACCTCGAAGTTGCCGATTCCCTGGCAAACCGAATTTTATCTGCCTCAAAATTGAGTGGTTCACCCATTTCATTCTATGATGTGCCCGAAAAAGACGGCAGCAAATCTCACGGGTTAATGATCATCGAACCTCTCTTGATGCTACATGATCTCACTGGTCGACAGGATGTGATCGAGTTCTGTGAAGATCTTTACATAGCTTATTCAACACATGAATCAGACTTCCCAGGAGAAGATTGTCGCTTACCTAATTTACTGGACCCCGCGGTACCCTTCGTTGGACACGGTCCCCATACATGCGAGCAGTTGCGGATTCCACTCCTGTTGTATAATGCCACCGGGAAAGAGATCTATTCCCAAGCATTTCAAAACGGAATCCGAAAACTTCGGGATAATCTAACTTTGTCCGGTTCTTGCAAGTCGGACGAATTTATTGGAGTCCATCCTCTTGATATTTCAATGGATGAGGTTTCTTTTGAAAATCTCTCCGCTTCTTTGCCACTGCCAACCGCAGGTTATGAATACTGCGCCACTACTGAGTTAGCGAATACATTTTTAGCTGCTCTTGCCATAACAGGTGATCCTCAATATGCCGATATGCAGGAATGGTTAGTCTTCAATGCGGCTATGGCTGCAAGGAATCCCGATGGAAAATCCATTCAATACTTAACCGCAGACAATCTTTTTGCAGCGACCCTAAAAGTGGGCGAAAGATGGGATTATTCTCCAACTCACACTGATGCCGCTGTTTGTTGTGCGCCAAATTCCGGCAAAGTGATACCAACCCACCTTCTCCATTCTTGGATGCGGGACACAGAAGACAATGCCCTGGTGGCAATGCTTTATGGCCCCTGTGAGTTACGAATCGTAGAGGGTAATCAGCCAATTACGATCACTGAGTCCACAAATTATCCTTTTGAGAATATCGTTCGCTTTAAGATCAGTGTAATTGACTCGATTCGACTAACAATAAAATTCAGGGTGCCGCGTTGGGCATCACAAAGTAAATTGATCATAAACAACGAAGAATATCAGACTGAGATTGAGACGGTAAACGAGAGTGGATTTTTGGTGGTGGATCGACAATGGCAAAATGGCGATGAAATCACCCTTTATATGGAATGGCAGCCTGAAATCCAATTCGCTGTGGACCATTCCGCAGCCATAAGCTATGGTCCACTACTATATTGCTTACGCATTCCAGAACAATCCAGCCACACGTTCACCTATCCCCTCAACGGTTTTTACGACACCGATTATACGCCTGCTATGAATTTTAATTGGGACTATACCTTGCAGCTTGAGAAGGATGGATCGCCCGGGAAAAACATTTCTCTTTTCAAACGACCAATTCATGAAGGAGAATATGTGTGGGAATATCCACCTGTATGCCTTAGAGCCACGATGTTAACTCAGGCGGCCCAACCCGAAATTGTGTCTCTTGTGCCTATTGGCAGCACAATCCTTCGACGGACTACTTTCCCCTGGGTTTATCTCCCAGGTAGAGAAAGGGAGAAAACTCAGTGA
- a CDS encoding uroporphyrinogen decarboxylase family protein — protein MNSYERVFARLAGRPVDRVPNLCILMTFAAKYIGVTYDRYVSDYRLLVDGNLRCCEDFKIDMLSAISDPMREAHGFGANVIFPYDGVPYASEAFIQSRSDLKKLKVKSPESSKRMADRLEAIRLFHKKADGQIPILGWVEGGFAEVCDLHDMSAVMTDLIQEPELINDMLEICTEQAILFAQAQVAAGADFIGIGDAAASLIGPRLYKQFALPYEQRIISAIHEAGAKAKLHICGNITSILDLTIQTGTDILDVDWMVDFSKAVATCGAKCAVCGNFDPVAVLLQSTPEKINSAVQDCLAVSNPNTMIAAGCEVPRDTPMENLQAVALALK, from the coding sequence GTGAATTCCTATGAACGTGTATTTGCCCGTCTTGCTGGGCGTCCAGTGGATCGGGTTCCCAACCTGTGTATCTTGATGACCTTTGCGGCTAAATACATCGGCGTCACCTATGACCGATATGTCAGTGATTACCGTTTATTAGTAGATGGAAACCTGCGCTGTTGTGAAGATTTCAAAATCGACATGTTGAGTGCAATCTCAGATCCTATGCGTGAAGCTCATGGATTTGGCGCGAATGTAATCTTCCCCTATGATGGTGTTCCTTACGCAAGCGAAGCTTTTATTCAATCAAGGAGCGATCTGAAAAAACTCAAGGTCAAATCACCCGAATCGAGCAAACGGATGGCCGACCGTCTTGAAGCAATCCGACTTTTCCATAAAAAAGCCGATGGGCAAATCCCAATCTTGGGTTGGGTTGAAGGTGGATTCGCGGAAGTTTGCGATTTACATGACATGTCAGCGGTTATGACCGACCTGATCCAGGAACCTGAGTTAATCAATGACATGCTGGAAATATGTACGGAGCAGGCTATCTTATTTGCTCAGGCACAGGTGGCAGCAGGAGCGGATTTCATTGGTATCGGCGACGCAGCTGCCTCTTTGATCGGCCCACGTTTATACAAACAATTCGCATTGCCTTACGAGCAAAGGATCATTTCAGCGATTCACGAGGCTGGTGCGAAAGCTAAATTGCATATATGCGGTAACATCACATCCATTCTTGATCTCACTATCCAAACAGGAACGGATATTCTGGATGTGGATTGGATGGTCGACTTCTCAAAAGCTGTAGCAACCTGCGGAGCCAAGTGTGCTGTTTGTGGAAATTTCGATCCAGTTGCGGTTTTATTACAGAGTACTCCTGAAAAAATTAACTCAGCCGTTCAGGATTGCCTGGCCGTGTCCAATCCAAATACAATGATCGCCGCAGGTTGTGAAGTGCCACGCGACACTCCAATGGAAAACCTTCAGGCTGTTGCTCTGGCGTTAAAATGA
- a CDS encoding alpha/beta hydrolase, whose amino-acid sequence MKLTRTLPYSTQGDILGTLYRYENFPSQHISPRNVDVWFPNGYANSKDGLPVIYMHDGQNLFDPSLAFGGVDWSVDEVISSLIDANRIPPVIVVGIWNTADRWEEYMPQKPMEQSSIIRTHFREYSSGDPISDHYLNFLVDELKPFIDSTYPSLNDRQHTFIMGSSMGALVSLYALETYPLVFGGAACISTHWLAGMSPLVDSLGENLPTPGKHRFYFDYGTLTLDEGYEPYQQRMDEHLENAGYSRGKDWLTYKFEGAAHDEYSWKKRLYIPLEFLL is encoded by the coding sequence ATGAAACTCACGCGAACCCTACCTTATTCCACTCAGGGTGATATTCTCGGAACACTTTATAGATATGAGAATTTCCCTTCCCAACACATTTCTCCACGAAATGTAGATGTTTGGTTTCCAAACGGCTATGCAAATTCCAAGGACGGTTTGCCCGTAATTTATATGCATGATGGTCAAAACCTCTTTGATCCATCACTTGCTTTTGGTGGGGTTGATTGGAGCGTAGACGAAGTCATCTCCTCCTTGATCGATGCCAATCGCATTCCCCCTGTAATTGTGGTTGGGATATGGAACACTGCGGATCGCTGGGAAGAATATATGCCCCAGAAACCAATGGAACAATCATCAATCATTCGCACTCACTTTCGAGAATATTCGAGTGGAGATCCCATTTCTGATCATTACTTAAATTTCCTGGTTGATGAACTTAAACCATTCATTGATAGTACCTATCCCTCACTGAATGATCGACAGCATACATTTATTATGGGATCGAGCATGGGTGCGCTGGTTTCTCTTTACGCTTTAGAAACCTACCCACTCGTTTTTGGCGGCGCTGCGTGCATCTCCACCCACTGGTTGGCTGGAATGAGCCCTCTGGTTGATTCTCTTGGGGAAAACTTACCTACACCAGGCAAGCACAGATTCTATTTTGATTACGGTACGCTCACACTCGATGAGGGTTACGAACCCTATCAACAGCGGATGGATGAACACCTTGAAAATGCAGGTTATTCAAGAGGAAAAGATTGGTTGACTTACAAATTTGAAGGTGCAGCGCATGATGAATATTCTTGGAAGAAGCGTTTATACATTCCACTGGAATTTTTATTATAA
- a CDS encoding glycoside hydrolase family 3 C-terminal domain-containing protein yields the protein MLDIGQLIEQLSFEEKISFLAGQDLWHTVGLDQLAISSIRVSDGPNGVRGAFGNIESTSACTPVGIALGATWNPDLARDIGMLLGEEAKTKDVQLVLGPTVNIHRSPLAGRNFECYSEDPFLSGEMAAAYITGIQSVGVGACIKHFVCNDQETDRFNVSVNIDRRTLHEIYLEPFRKAIKAASPWAVMTAYNRVNGVHASENHYLLNSVLRTEWGYDGLILSDWFGTYSGRIIDGELDLEMPGPSRWMQTEQVQAAIEAGRIDIEHINSKVKRILSLAQRSGILAHSDVHAERSVDSLDHRKIIRQAGQEAIVLLKNDSVLPIDLNRIHSIAVIGENAYYPQILGGGSSSVAPHYIVSPLEGIRIRVGEQTQVDYAPGCFIHKSLPNPAIDTLITREGAEGLSMAFFDNAELAGTPAYQLTTKRVHFGWFDRSVPKVSQDRFSVRLSGYFVPKVSGKHIFGLNLVGWGRLEIAHKEIINTWDLSSPEGEWTKEVDLQAGEKYPIKIEYKWQGDTKWRMLSFGHLPPHSNDLLGEAIEIAAKADLAIVVAGLTNEWEAEGFDRPNMRLPGDQDDLIDKIASVNPRTVVVLNCGSPVEMPWLDHVAGVLQMWYDGQEQGNALADILFGDVSPSGKLPITFPSKCEDNPSFGNFPGKNGKVIYQEGLEVGYRYYGSMGITPLFHFGYGLSYTSFDLFDLKIEYPQIGRGELSVSVKVKNSGEYPGKEVVQLYVRELSQDSMSSMKQLRAFRKVLVAPQETVPLEFKLDAEAFWHYDVNAEGWTVDSGTYAIIIGTSSVDERLVNKITISDDLFSV from the coding sequence ATGCTGGATATTGGACAACTTATTGAGCAATTAAGTTTTGAAGAGAAAATTAGCTTTTTGGCTGGTCAGGATTTATGGCATACAGTTGGCCTAGATCAATTGGCGATATCGTCTATTCGGGTATCAGATGGGCCAAACGGCGTGCGGGGGGCTTTTGGGAATATTGAATCTACATCTGCCTGTACTCCCGTAGGCATTGCTCTTGGTGCGACATGGAATCCAGACCTTGCTCGTGATATTGGTATGTTGCTTGGAGAAGAAGCCAAGACTAAGGACGTCCAGCTTGTGCTGGGGCCAACTGTGAATATCCACAGATCCCCTTTGGCCGGCCGTAATTTTGAATGTTATTCCGAGGATCCCTTCCTGAGTGGCGAGATGGCGGCGGCATATATCACTGGGATTCAAAGTGTGGGCGTTGGCGCTTGTATTAAACATTTCGTTTGTAATGATCAGGAAACAGATCGGTTTAATGTCAGCGTCAATATTGATCGGCGAACCCTTCATGAGATCTATTTAGAGCCATTTCGTAAGGCGATAAAAGCGGCATCGCCATGGGCAGTGATGACCGCCTATAACAGGGTGAATGGTGTACATGCATCTGAAAACCATTACCTGTTGAATTCAGTTTTGAGAACGGAATGGGGTTATGATGGTTTGATTCTATCAGATTGGTTTGGCACATATTCTGGGAGGATCATAGATGGCGAGCTTGATTTGGAAATGCCCGGCCCGTCACGTTGGATGCAAACGGAACAGGTTCAAGCTGCAATTGAAGCTGGACGAATCGATATTGAACATATCAATTCTAAAGTTAAGAGGATTTTGAGCTTGGCTCAACGTTCAGGAATATTGGCGCATTCAGATGTTCATGCTGAGAGAAGTGTGGATAGCTTGGATCATCGGAAAATAATCCGGCAGGCAGGACAGGAAGCGATCGTGCTGCTGAAAAATGATTCTGTTCTCCCCATTGATCTGAATAGAATCCATTCAATTGCGGTGATTGGTGAAAACGCATATTATCCTCAAATTCTTGGCGGTGGGAGTTCTTCTGTCGCGCCACATTATATAGTTTCTCCATTAGAGGGAATTCGTATTAGAGTTGGTGAACAAACCCAGGTAGACTATGCCCCTGGATGTTTTATTCATAAGAGCCTCCCGAACCCTGCAATTGATACCCTAATAACAAGAGAAGGTGCCGAAGGGTTGTCTATGGCGTTTTTCGATAACGCTGAATTGGCTGGAACGCCTGCCTATCAATTAACCACCAAAAGGGTTCACTTTGGCTGGTTTGATCGTTCGGTTCCAAAAGTTAGTCAGGATAGATTTTCGGTCCGATTATCCGGTTATTTTGTGCCGAAGGTGAGTGGGAAGCACATTTTTGGGCTAAATTTGGTGGGTTGGGGGAGGCTGGAAATTGCTCACAAGGAAATAATTAATACCTGGGATCTATCTAGTCCTGAGGGCGAATGGACGAAGGAAGTTGATCTACAGGCTGGCGAAAAATACCCCATAAAGATTGAATACAAGTGGCAGGGGGATACCAAGTGGCGCATGTTATCTTTTGGCCATTTGCCGCCTCATTCGAACGATTTATTGGGTGAGGCTATTGAGATTGCGGCCAAGGCTGATCTGGCAATTGTGGTTGCCGGGCTGACGAATGAATGGGAAGCTGAAGGGTTTGACCGGCCAAATATGAGATTACCTGGTGACCAGGATGACCTGATTGATAAAATTGCGAGTGTGAATCCGCGGACGGTTGTTGTTCTAAATTGCGGTTCTCCAGTTGAGATGCCTTGGTTGGATCATGTGGCTGGTGTGTTGCAGATGTGGTACGACGGTCAGGAGCAGGGAAATGCTTTAGCGGATATTCTCTTTGGGGATGTATCACCTTCTGGCAAGCTGCCAATCACATTTCCTAGTAAATGTGAGGATAACCCCAGCTTTGGCAATTTCCCAGGTAAGAATGGTAAAGTCATTTATCAAGAAGGGCTTGAGGTGGGTTATAGGTATTACGGATCAATGGGAATTACTCCTTTGTTTCACTTTGGCTATGGGCTAAGTTATACCAGTTTTGATTTGTTTGATTTGAAAATTGAGTATCCGCAAATTGGACGAGGAGAGTTGTCCGTCAGTGTGAAGGTGAAAAATTCGGGAGAATATCCCGGAAAAGAAGTCGTTCAACTTTATGTTCGGGAACTCTCTCAAGATAGCATGTCATCCATGAAACAATTGCGTGCTTTTCGTAAGGTTTTAGTTGCGCCTCAGGAAACTGTTCCGCTCGAATTTAAATTGGATGCTGAAGCATTCTGGCATTACGATGTCAATGCGGAAGGCTGGACCGTAGATTCGGGTACGTATGCGATAATTATCGGCACTTCAAGCGTTGATGAGAGACTTGTCAATAAAATCACGATTTCCGACGACTTATTTTCAGTCTAG
- a CDS encoding cellobiose phosphorylase produces the protein MIKGWHYIDHEGTFVLENPQHMSYLYFPLLNEKGLVSSISPLLNGDIKTSQNSFLTVPVSIEDLHNNRSARNFWLKINDQDIWSVTGNSAKQMANRLTVDEDEVSLTAGILWHRITRSNTGLGLRAEITNFVAKEDNVELMKVRLINIGKNSLSLKPTAAIPIFGRSADNLRDHRHVTSLLQRVKCVENGVVVQPTMTFDERGHKPNSISYGVLGVEGDGMSPIGFYPDIESFIGEGGALDWPSAIVGTNHKPVPAGTTVSGYEALGGIQFRPIQLQPKEEISYILLMFIEAEQIDTQRLTDKYGSIEKFDEALKRNNENWHARISTLSFSTNDSQFDNWLRWVTLQPILRQQMGNSFLPYHDYGRGGRGWRDLWQDVNASLLMGQKQLAETLWGYFAGVRMDGSNATIIGTYSGEFTADRNNISRVWMDHGSWPLSTVNFYINQTGNLEFLLREQLYFKDSLSHRAKQKDNQWSEDLGNVVRSRDGEIYHGSILEHILIQHLTAFYHVGDHNCILLEDADWNDALDMANQKGESVAFSAYYAGNLKILGDLCEALSQKGFKSVELAEELTRLVEPFMDPVDYESPIQKREKLQSYFDQVGHNVSGKKVKMATLDLSQDLNKKAEWLINHLRNNEWINNADGTGWFNSYYNNSGIRLDGVHGGQVRMMLTGQVFMIMCGIATNEQMKKIVQSADKYLFDESIGGYRLNTDFLDNIEEFGRVSGFAFGHKENGSMFSHMAMMYAYGLYKRGLAEEGWKVLKNVYDYCNDFSKSKIYPGVPEYINPRGRGMYPYLTGSASWLLLTLLTESYGVRGVLGDLLIEPKLMAEQFNQAGIVSVQTSFAGKALKITYINPKRLSYGQYTLDRVDVNGETFCDNCEENAFHFKRDYLDNLSDHSNITIYLTEKH, from the coding sequence ATGATTAAAGGTTGGCATTATATAGATCACGAGGGTACATTTGTTCTTGAAAACCCTCAGCACATGAGTTATTTGTATTTTCCTCTTCTCAATGAGAAAGGTTTGGTTTCATCAATCTCACCTTTATTGAATGGGGATATTAAAACAAGTCAGAACTCCTTCTTGACTGTGCCTGTTTCAATTGAAGATCTTCATAATAACCGTTCGGCAAGAAACTTTTGGTTAAAAATTAATGATCAAGATATTTGGTCGGTGACGGGGAACAGCGCAAAACAAATGGCCAACAGGCTTACAGTGGATGAAGATGAAGTGAGCTTGACAGCCGGCATATTATGGCACCGAATTACGAGATCAAATACCGGTTTAGGTCTTCGAGCTGAAATCACGAATTTTGTCGCGAAAGAGGACAACGTTGAGTTGATGAAGGTGAGATTAATTAATATTGGTAAAAACTCACTTTCACTCAAGCCAACAGCAGCTATCCCGATTTTTGGGCGCTCAGCAGACAATTTACGAGATCACCGACATGTAACCTCTTTACTCCAAAGGGTGAAATGTGTGGAAAATGGGGTGGTGGTTCAGCCAACGATGACCTTCGATGAAAGGGGACATAAACCGAACTCAATCTCCTATGGTGTCCTAGGCGTTGAAGGAGATGGAATGTCTCCAATCGGTTTTTATCCGGATATTGAGTCATTCATTGGTGAGGGGGGAGCCCTGGATTGGCCCAGCGCAATTGTTGGAACCAATCACAAACCTGTTCCTGCGGGTACAACAGTTTCCGGATATGAAGCACTTGGCGGAATCCAGTTTCGCCCTATTCAATTACAGCCAAAAGAAGAGATTTCATATATTTTATTGATGTTTATTGAAGCAGAACAAATCGATACCCAACGTCTTACTGATAAATATGGATCAATCGAAAAATTTGATGAAGCACTTAAGCGTAATAATGAAAATTGGCATGCTAGAATATCGACTCTGAGTTTTTCAACCAATGATAGCCAATTCGATAACTGGCTGAGATGGGTGACCCTGCAGCCAATTCTCAGACAACAAATGGGTAATTCATTTTTACCCTATCATGATTATGGCAGAGGCGGCAGAGGGTGGCGGGATTTATGGCAGGACGTAAATGCTTCGTTATTGATGGGGCAGAAACAACTGGCAGAAACTTTATGGGGTTATTTTGCTGGCGTCCGGATGGACGGTTCGAATGCGACCATTATTGGGACATATTCCGGAGAGTTTACGGCAGATCGCAATAATATTTCCAGGGTTTGGATGGATCATGGCTCATGGCCATTATCAACGGTGAATTTCTATATTAATCAAACAGGCAACCTGGAATTTTTACTTAGAGAGCAGTTGTACTTTAAGGATAGCCTGTCCCATCGCGCAAAACAAAAGGATAATCAATGGTCTGAGGACCTTGGCAATGTTGTGAGAAGTCGGGATGGGGAAATTTATCATGGCTCAATTCTTGAGCATATCCTGATTCAGCATTTGACCGCGTTTTATCACGTTGGCGATCACAACTGTATTTTATTAGAAGATGCAGATTGGAATGATGCCCTTGATATGGCCAATCAGAAGGGTGAAAGTGTTGCTTTTTCTGCATACTATGCGGGTAACCTTAAAATCCTTGGGGATTTATGTGAAGCACTAAGCCAAAAAGGGTTCAAATCGGTTGAGCTGGCAGAAGAGTTGACACGGTTAGTGGAACCCTTTATGGACCCTGTTGATTATGAATCACCTATTCAAAAAAGAGAAAAGCTCCAAAGTTATTTTGACCAGGTAGGTCATAATGTCTCAGGCAAAAAAGTGAAGATGGCAACATTAGATTTATCTCAGGATTTAAATAAGAAAGCGGAATGGTTGATCAACCATTTGAGAAACAATGAATGGATCAACAACGCTGATGGCACAGGTTGGTTTAATAGCTATTATAACAATAGCGGCATTCGACTTGACGGAGTGCATGGTGGTCAAGTCCGAATGATGTTGACCGGTCAAGTGTTTATGATAATGTGCGGTATTGCCACTAACGAGCAGATGAAGAAAATCGTTCAATCAGCAGATAAATATTTATTTGATGAATCCATTGGTGGATATCGCTTGAATACAGATTTTCTTGATAATATTGAGGAGTTTGGCCGGGTCTCTGGTTTTGCATTTGGGCACAAAGAAAATGGTTCCATGTTCAGCCATATGGCTATGATGTATGCTTATGGACTTTACAAGCGGGGCTTGGCAGAAGAGGGTTGGAAAGTCCTGAAGAATGTCTATGATTATTGTAATGACTTCTCGAAGTCGAAAATCTATCCGGGGGTTCCAGAGTATATTAATCCAAGAGGGCGAGGAATGTATCCTTACCTGACAGGTTCAGCAAGTTGGTTATTGTTGACTTTATTAACAGAAAGCTACGGCGTCAGAGGTGTTCTTGGCGATTTACTCATCGAGCCTAAGTTAATGGCGGAGCAATTTAATCAGGCTGGGATCGTAAGCGTTCAAACATCCTTTGCCGGGAAGGCACTCAAAATCACATATATAAATCCAAAGCGTCTTTCATACGGGCAATATACCTTGGATAGAGTGGATGTGAATGGAGAGACTTTCTGTGATAATTGCGAAGAAAACGCTTTTCATTTCAAAAGAGACTACCTGGACAATTTATCAGACCACAGTAACATTACAATCTATTTGACAGAAAAACACTAA